One stretch of Aquimarina sp. Aq107 DNA includes these proteins:
- a CDS encoding alpha/beta hydrolase produces the protein MKIRFSLFLIAFTTFCFAQEKEEKEYNSATVRVNRLIEGTLTTPYSDDSVPLVIFIMDAGAINREGNDRMSKNDAFKLLSIALAKKGVASYRYDKRLFKIDAYGIREHEILLEHFIQDAQAIVKYFKENGNYTKVVLAGHGQGSLIGIVAAKEHVDGFISIAGNAQSVDQIVIQQLEKQAPGLDKSAAVAFTELKEKGRATDYDPALESIFGYQLQPFMKSWIKYTPSEEIQNLEIPILILQGDKDLQVEVSEAEKLKEAAPNAEYVIIENMNHILREIKGSRLENHKSYNEYWLKIMPEVISSIANFVKD, from the coding sequence ATGAAAATAAGATTTTCATTATTTCTGATTGCTTTTACAACATTTTGTTTCGCTCAAGAGAAAGAAGAAAAGGAATATAATTCTGCGACCGTTAGAGTTAATCGTCTTATCGAAGGTACATTAACAACTCCATACTCCGACGATAGCGTTCCTCTTGTTATTTTTATTATGGATGCTGGAGCTATCAACAGAGAAGGAAATGACAGAATGTCTAAAAATGATGCTTTTAAATTATTGTCCATAGCATTAGCAAAGAAAGGTGTAGCATCTTATCGTTATGACAAAAGATTGTTTAAAATTGATGCTTATGGAATTAGAGAGCATGAAATTTTATTAGAACATTTTATTCAAGATGCACAAGCAATAGTTAAATATTTCAAGGAAAACGGCAATTACACGAAGGTAGTTTTGGCTGGTCACGGACAAGGTTCTTTAATCGGGATTGTAGCTGCCAAGGAACATGTTGATGGTTTTATATCAATTGCAGGAAATGCACAATCGGTAGATCAAATTGTAATACAACAATTAGAAAAACAGGCACCAGGTTTGGATAAAAGTGCCGCAGTAGCTTTTACTGAGTTAAAAGAAAAAGGAAGAGCTACAGATTACGATCCAGCTTTAGAATCTATATTTGGTTATCAATTACAGCCTTTTATGAAATCTTGGATTAAGTATACTCCTTCAGAAGAGATACAGAACTTAGAAATACCAATTCTAATATTACAAGGTGATAAAGATTTACAAGTAGAAGTCTCTGAAGCAGAAAAATTAAAAGAGGCCGCTCCTAATGCCGAGTATGTAATTATAGAAAATATGAATCACATACTTAGAGAAATAAAAGGTAGTAGACTAGAAAACCATAAATCTTATAACGAATACTGGCTTAAAATTATGCCAGAAGTTATCTCTAGTATTGCTAACTTCGTAAAAGACTAA
- a CDS encoding peptidase M61, with the protein MLKKITLIRILIFYIFTIYSFTGCKPTKSAIKVDTTPIIASLDLVNIIDDKVKVELKINSINSDTISYYLPKIVPGTYQNNNYGKYIEDFKAFDNEGNELYVKKQGDNRWKINSAKQLSSITYLVNDTFDTENNHQIFSPTGTNILQSKNFVLNLYAFVGYFDNKKENKYNLFIKHPIDMEASTSLSEYLPKEPQEGALYDTDVFIFKRYADLADSPIMYSIPDKITFNINEIEVLLSVYSPTKLHRAAQLIPQIERMIRAQKNFLGYINTTKKYSILLYLSSSKSDDAKGFGALEHNTSTVVVLPESIPLKKLNESLIDVVSHEFFHIVTPLSIHSEEIHDFDYNNPKMSKHLWLYEGTTEYFSLLFQINQALIEKEDFFERILEKINNSKNFDQSFSFAEMSKNILQDPYLENYRNVYEKGALISMCIDIIMREKSSGVYGIVDLIKGLSGRFGSETPFKDEELIDVIKEVSYPEVADFLKSHVMNSTPIDYGYYLEKAGLIYNTIEIPSEYFIHEQEPFIKGSETTKKVVFTAGAERNNFLKKVGIKRGDILLGIDNKTYTIKNIYDLFSDSNKWNIGDDVVFTIERNQNILKLTSKVITPAVEKIILKQNPDATEAQIAILKSWIND; encoded by the coding sequence GTGCTAAAAAAAATTACTCTGATTAGAATTCTAATATTTTACATTTTTACTATCTACTCTTTTACAGGTTGCAAACCAACAAAATCTGCAATAAAAGTAGATACTACACCAATTATTGCATCCTTAGATTTGGTAAATATTATAGATGATAAAGTGAAGGTAGAATTAAAAATCAATAGCATAAACTCAGACACAATCAGTTATTACCTGCCTAAAATTGTTCCGGGAACATACCAAAACAATAATTACGGAAAATACATCGAAGATTTTAAAGCTTTCGATAATGAAGGCAACGAATTGTATGTAAAAAAACAAGGAGATAATCGCTGGAAAATAAACAGTGCAAAACAATTAAGTTCCATAACTTATTTAGTAAACGATACTTTTGATACAGAAAACAATCATCAAATATTCTCTCCTACAGGAACAAATATTCTACAAAGCAAAAACTTTGTTCTTAATTTATATGCTTTTGTGGGGTATTTTGATAACAAAAAAGAAAATAAGTACAACCTTTTTATTAAACATCCCATAGATATGGAAGCTTCAACTTCTTTATCTGAATATTTACCAAAAGAGCCACAAGAAGGAGCTTTATATGATACAGATGTTTTTATTTTTAAGAGATATGCTGATTTAGCTGATTCTCCAATAATGTATTCCATTCCGGATAAAATAACTTTTAACATCAATGAAATTGAGGTTTTATTAAGTGTTTATTCTCCTACTAAACTACATCGTGCCGCGCAATTAATACCGCAAATTGAACGAATGATAAGAGCACAAAAGAATTTTTTAGGATATATTAATACCACAAAAAAATATAGTATTCTACTGTATCTCTCTTCTTCTAAAAGCGATGATGCAAAAGGTTTTGGAGCTCTGGAACACAATACCTCCACCGTTGTTGTACTGCCTGAATCAATACCGTTAAAAAAACTAAATGAATCATTAATAGATGTTGTTTCTCACGAGTTCTTTCATATTGTAACCCCATTAAGTATACACTCTGAAGAGATTCATGATTTTGATTATAATAACCCAAAAATGTCAAAGCATTTATGGCTATATGAAGGTACTACTGAATATTTCTCTTTATTATTTCAGATTAATCAAGCACTTATCGAAAAAGAAGATTTCTTTGAAAGAATTTTAGAAAAAATAAATAATTCTAAAAATTTTGATCAAAGCTTTTCTTTTGCAGAAATGAGTAAAAACATATTGCAAGATCCATATTTAGAAAATTATCGTAATGTCTATGAAAAGGGTGCTCTAATTTCCATGTGTATCGATATTATAATGCGAGAAAAAAGTAGTGGAGTTTATGGTATTGTTGATCTTATAAAAGGATTATCAGGAAGATTTGGAAGTGAAACTCCTTTTAAAGATGAAGAGTTGATTGATGTAATAAAAGAAGTTTCTTATCCAGAAGTAGCAGATTTTCTAAAATCTCATGTTATGAATAGTACGCCAATTGATTATGGATATTATTTAGAAAAAGCTGGTTTGATTTACAATACTATAGAAATTCCTTCCGAATATTTTATTCATGAACAAGAACCTTTTATTAAAGGTTCTGAAACTACTAAAAAGGTAGTTTTTACTGCTGGTGCAGAACGTAATAACTTTCTAAAAAAAGTAGGAATAAAAAGAGGAGATATTCTATTAGGCATCGATAATAAAACATATACCATAAAAAACATTTATGACCTTTTTAGTGATTCTAATAAATGGAATATCGGTGATGATGTTGTTTTTACGATCGAACGAAATCAAAATATTTTAAAACTTACTTCTAAAGTAATTACTCCTGCTGTAGAAAAAATAATTCTTAAACAGAATCCTGACGCTACTGAAGCACAAATAGCTATTCTAAAGAGCTGGATTAATGATTAA
- a CDS encoding S1/P1 nuclease: MITRYITFLLLFTISFSAFSFNDDWGKTGHRVTGEIANSYLTEKAKRNISNILKGKGLAFVSIYADEIKSDDRYRGYSPWHYVNFSFDKKYGEETPSKHGDLVQGIQKCVEVLKSADSSEEDKEFYLKMLVHFIGDLHQPLHVGRGEDKGGNDIQVRWFRDGSNLHRVWDSEMLDYYGMSYTELADNADELSTLEVEAIKKGEVLDWIYESQSLAKKVYASANIGEKLGYKYMYNNFPIVRAQLQKGGIRLAKILNDIFG, encoded by the coding sequence ATGATTACCCGATACATTACCTTTTTATTATTGTTTACTATTTCCTTTAGCGCATTCTCATTTAATGATGATTGGGGTAAAACCGGTCATAGAGTTACAGGAGAGATAGCAAATAGCTATCTTACAGAAAAGGCAAAAAGAAATATTTCTAACATTTTAAAGGGCAAAGGATTAGCGTTTGTATCAATTTATGCTGATGAAATAAAAAGCGATGATCGCTATAGAGGCTATAGCCCCTGGCATTATGTGAATTTTTCTTTTGACAAAAAATATGGAGAAGAAACTCCGAGTAAACATGGAGATTTGGTTCAAGGAATTCAAAAATGTGTAGAAGTTTTGAAAAGTGCGGACTCTTCTGAAGAAGATAAAGAGTTTTATCTTAAAATGTTAGTGCATTTTATTGGTGATTTACATCAACCATTACATGTGGGAAGAGGAGAGGATAAAGGAGGAAACGATATCCAGGTACGTTGGTTTAGAGACGGGTCTAATTTACATAGAGTTTGGGATAGCGAAATGCTAGATTATTATGGCATGAGTTATACCGAATTAGCTGATAATGCAGATGAATTATCCACATTAGAAGTAGAAGCAATAAAAAAAGGCGAAGTATTAGACTGGATATATGAATCACAGAGTCTTGCAAAGAAAGTATATGCTTCTGCAAATATTGGAGAAAAGTTAGGCTATAAGTATATGTATAATAATTTTCCAATTGTAAGAGCCCAATTACAAAAGGGAGGAATACGTTTAGCTAAAATATTGAATGATATTTTTGGTTAA
- a CDS encoding Cof-type HAD-IIB family hydrolase — translation MNSHRIVFSDIDGTLLNAERELSEFTISEIKRIKDTIPVILISSRMPSAMIHLQEELDITHLPLICYNGGLVLVDKKPIHSTFIHPDIIQELDNFNNKSSFHISLYHNDDWFVPEMDFWANRESQNTKVTPVVKSTKKVIEEWKAEKKGAHKIMCMGDEKYIEEAFIFLKTHFSETLHLYRSKPTYIEIAHKSISKLTAIELLLNEHYNISLSEAVAFGDNYNDIAMIKAVGTGVAVANAKPETLKIADVITLPGKEDGVATYIKNNI, via the coding sequence TTGAATTCACATCGTATTGTATTTTCTGATATTGACGGAACACTTCTTAACGCAGAAAGAGAACTTTCTGAATTTACTATTTCAGAAATAAAACGAATAAAAGATACTATTCCTGTTATATTAATTTCTTCTCGTATGCCAAGTGCTATGATACATTTACAAGAAGAATTAGATATCACTCACCTACCACTAATTTGTTATAATGGAGGTTTAGTTCTAGTAGATAAAAAACCTATTCATTCTACCTTTATACATCCAGATATAATACAGGAACTCGACAACTTTAATAATAAGAGCTCATTTCATATAAGCTTGTATCATAATGATGATTGGTTTGTTCCCGAAATGGATTTTTGGGCAAATAGAGAATCACAAAACACTAAAGTAACTCCAGTTGTCAAGTCAACAAAAAAAGTTATAGAAGAATGGAAAGCGGAAAAAAAAGGAGCTCATAAGATTATGTGTATGGGGGACGAAAAATATATTGAAGAAGCTTTTATTTTTTTAAAAACACATTTTAGCGAAACATTACACTTATATAGATCAAAGCCTACATATATTGAAATTGCTCATAAAAGTATTTCAAAATTAACTGCGATTGAATTACTGCTTAATGAGCATTATAACATTTCTCTTTCTGAAGCAGTAGCTTTTGGCGATAATTATAACGATATTGCTATGATAAAAGCTGTTGGTACCGGAGTAGCTGTTGCCAATGCGAAACCTGAAACATTAAAAATTGCTGATGTAATAACACTACCCGGAAAAGAAGATGGTGTTGCTACATATATAAAAAACAATATCTAA